In Fervidobacterium nodosum Rt17-B1, one genomic interval encodes:
- a CDS encoding sugar ABC transporter ATP-binding protein produces MSEYILEMKKITKTFPGVKALDNVDFKVKRGEIHCLVGENGSGKSTLMKILSGFYPYGEYDGEIIFDGKVQKFKHIHDSEKVGIVTIYQELALIPELTVYENIFLGHEIKDKLFIDWNKTIKSAIDVLQKIKPDLDTSRKVKDLGVGHQQIVEIAKALTKNVKLLILDEPTSSLNEDDSENLLKIIKDLKNHGVTSILISHKLKEVIEVADSITVLRDGKMVAYLDKKEEFTEANIIKYMVGREIEDIYPKRKKREFGEKIFEIRNWKAFDPKLDRYVVKDANMYVRKGEIVGIAGLMGAGRTELALSLFGNAKDYKVEGEMYFDGQWRRFKSPSEAIKSGFTYLSEDRKVLGLILDFDVKTNTTLAGLNKLKKGLFIDENEEIIIAEKYKESLRIKTPTVEQKVMNLSGGNQQKVAISKWLFVKPKLLILDEPTRGIDVGAKYEIYALMNKLVEEEGMSIVMISSELPEVLGMSDRIYVMSGGKIVGELDRTEATQEKIMAMAVEY; encoded by the coding sequence ATGAGTGAGTACATACTTGAAATGAAAAAGATAACAAAAACTTTTCCGGGTGTGAAAGCCCTTGATAATGTTGATTTCAAAGTGAAACGTGGAGAGATTCATTGCCTTGTTGGTGAAAATGGTTCGGGAAAATCAACACTTATGAAAATTCTTAGTGGTTTCTATCCTTATGGTGAATACGATGGTGAAATAATCTTTGATGGTAAAGTCCAAAAATTCAAGCATATCCATGATAGCGAAAAAGTCGGTATTGTAACTATTTATCAAGAGCTTGCGTTGATTCCAGAACTTACTGTATATGAGAATATCTTCCTTGGTCATGAGATAAAAGATAAACTCTTTATAGATTGGAACAAAACAATCAAATCAGCAATTGATGTGCTCCAGAAAATAAAGCCAGATTTAGATACTTCAAGAAAAGTTAAAGACCTTGGAGTTGGCCACCAGCAGATAGTGGAAATAGCTAAAGCGCTTACTAAAAATGTTAAATTGCTGATTTTAGATGAACCTACTTCTTCGCTTAATGAAGACGACAGCGAAAATCTTTTAAAAATAATAAAAGATCTGAAAAACCATGGGGTAACATCTATATTAATATCCCATAAGCTTAAAGAGGTTATAGAAGTTGCCGACAGTATAACTGTACTCAGAGATGGAAAAATGGTTGCATACCTTGATAAAAAAGAAGAATTTACAGAAGCAAATATAATTAAATACATGGTTGGTAGAGAAATTGAAGATATTTATCCGAAGAGAAAGAAAAGAGAATTTGGTGAGAAAATTTTTGAGATAAGGAATTGGAAGGCTTTTGATCCAAAGCTTGATAGATATGTTGTTAAAGATGCTAACATGTACGTTAGAAAAGGTGAGATTGTCGGTATTGCAGGTCTTATGGGAGCAGGACGTACAGAGCTTGCTTTAAGTTTATTTGGAAATGCAAAAGATTACAAAGTTGAGGGTGAGATGTACTTTGATGGTCAGTGGAGAAGATTCAAATCACCGAGCGAAGCTATAAAATCAGGTTTTACATACCTTTCAGAAGATAGAAAAGTACTTGGGTTGATTCTAGATTTCGATGTTAAGACAAATACTACACTTGCAGGGTTAAATAAGTTAAAGAAAGGCTTATTTATAGACGAAAACGAAGAAATAATCATTGCTGAAAAATATAAGGAATCACTAAGGATTAAAACGCCGACAGTTGAACAAAAGGTTATGAATTTGAGCGGTGGAAATCAACAGAAAGTCGCAATTTCAAAATGGCTGTTTGTTAAGCCAAAATTACTTATCCTTGATGAACCAACAAGGGGTATAGATGTTGGTGCCAAATATGAAATATACGCACTGATGAATAAATTAGTTGAGGAAGAAGGAATGAGTATCGTAATGATTTCATCTGAATTACCAGAAGTTCTCGGTATGAGTGATAGGATATACGTTATGTCTGGAGGAAAAATAGTTGGTGAACTTGACAGAACGGAGGCAACTCAGGAGAAGATAATGGCAATGGCTGTTGAATATTAA
- a CDS encoding sugar ABC transporter permease, with amino-acid sequence MGFFGELKVLLKKNIREYGMYIALGFIMAIFTILTNGLFFSSRNISNLFNQMGYIAVLAVGMTLVIVIRHIDLSVGFMAGFLGAIAARLLRDGLPVIPTILIVIGLGTIFGLMNGFLVANVGLPAFVATLAGMMIFRGALLLFTQSTGTIIVMNDNFNQIGNGYIPELFKIGELHGLTIVVGLAIVTLYILNEIKVRNNKLKYNFEVLSMRMFILKILFVSAIIFYVFWVLANYNGLSWTFVITLLITFVYHIMTTKTVLGRHIYAVGGNPEAAKLSGIDVKKITLFVFGSMGFLTAISGILYTSRLQSATPDAGTLFELDAIAAAYVGGVSAAGGVGKVANSLIGALVMASLINGMNLLGVGISLQYIIRGLVLVFAVVFDIKTRSKVS; translated from the coding sequence ATGGGATTTTTTGGTGAACTAAAAGTGCTTTTGAAAAAGAATATACGTGAGTACGGGATGTACATTGCACTTGGTTTTATAATGGCAATATTTACTATTCTTACAAATGGTTTGTTCTTTTCTTCAAGAAATATAAGTAACCTTTTCAATCAAATGGGGTATATAGCTGTTCTTGCTGTAGGTATGACACTTGTTATAGTTATACGCCATATCGATTTATCAGTTGGATTTATGGCAGGTTTTTTAGGTGCAATAGCTGCAAGGTTGCTTAGAGATGGTTTGCCTGTTATACCCACAATTCTTATTGTAATTGGACTTGGAACTATCTTTGGGCTTATGAATGGATTTTTAGTTGCAAATGTAGGATTGCCTGCATTTGTTGCTACTCTTGCAGGTATGATGATTTTCAGAGGTGCTCTCTTGTTATTTACGCAAAGTACAGGTACAATTATTGTAATGAACGATAATTTTAACCAAATAGGTAATGGATACATACCGGAATTGTTTAAAATTGGTGAATTGCATGGTTTAACGATAGTTGTGGGTTTGGCTATAGTTACTTTGTACATTTTGAATGAAATAAAAGTTAGAAATAACAAGTTAAAATATAACTTTGAAGTACTTTCGATGAGAATGTTTATTTTGAAAATACTTTTTGTTAGCGCAATAATATTTTATGTATTTTGGGTATTGGCAAATTATAATGGTCTTTCTTGGACATTTGTTATAACACTCCTAATAACTTTTGTGTACCATATTATGACGACTAAGACTGTACTTGGTAGGCACATATACGCAGTTGGTGGAAATCCAGAAGCGGCAAAACTTAGTGGCATAGATGTTAAAAAAATCACACTTTTTGTGTTCGGTTCAATGGGATTTTTGACTGCAATATCTGGGATTTTGTACACGTCAAGATTGCAATCAGCAACCCCAGACGCTGGTACTTTGTTTGAACTTGATGCAATTGCTGCTGCTTATGTTGGTGGTGTTTCTGCTGCTGGTGGAGTTGGTAAAGTAGCGAACTCACTTATCGGTGCATTAGTTATGGCTTCACTTATCAACGGTATGAATTTGTTAGGTGTTGGTATATCTTTACAATACATAATTAGAGGACTTGTATTGGTATTTGCTGTTGTCTTTGATATCAAGACAAGAAGCAAAGTTAGCTAA
- a CDS encoding ROK family transcriptional regulator, with translation MGGIISEKILHSTMKENNYFLILRTIFHNKTIDRVSLTKITGLSPSTVTRCVTQLLERGVITETSRLEEKTGVGRKSIGLAINPDALKVLLVDIGAQNTNYALGMANGEFVKLESGKTPNSFDEIIDNVNSLTKSYNDVEVVAFSIPGMVDTDNDTILFVPSKGWKNIKIEIPEKVIYADNEANLAMIAEAFQREEVRKSKSSVFVTIREGLGTGLWINGNIFRGPSFTAGEFGHTIFDLSSNIKCRCGNNGCMEGYVSITSYFGKLQKDWGKYLSDLYLRKDKRMQEYIELLAKALMNIVNSINPEYLIVGGELSGLPLDFYKDLEYKLKSKVLEHSASILKVLPATFTHDTYLYGALYAVIEEYFIPNVITIIS, from the coding sequence TTGGGAGGAATTATTTCTGAAAAAATACTACACTCAACAATGAAAGAAAACAATTACTTTCTTATATTAAGAACGATATTTCACAACAAAACGATAGATCGTGTTAGTCTTACGAAAATAACAGGGCTATCTCCGAGTACTGTTACAAGGTGCGTTACTCAACTTCTCGAAAGAGGCGTGATAACTGAAACAAGTCGTTTAGAAGAAAAAACTGGTGTTGGAAGGAAATCAATAGGATTAGCAATAAATCCAGATGCACTAAAAGTTTTATTAGTTGATATTGGCGCTCAAAATACAAATTATGCTCTTGGAATGGCGAATGGAGAATTTGTAAAACTTGAATCGGGGAAGACACCAAATAGTTTTGATGAGATAATTGATAACGTTAATTCATTAACAAAAAGTTATAACGATGTTGAGGTAGTTGCGTTTTCCATACCCGGTATGGTTGATACAGATAACGATACTATTCTATTTGTACCAAGCAAAGGGTGGAAAAACATAAAAATAGAGATTCCAGAAAAGGTAATTTACGCAGATAACGAAGCAAATCTTGCGATGATAGCGGAAGCGTTTCAAAGAGAAGAAGTGAGAAAATCAAAAAGTTCTGTCTTTGTAACAATTAGAGAGGGACTTGGTACAGGTTTGTGGATAAATGGAAATATATTCCGTGGTCCGTCTTTTACAGCTGGTGAATTTGGTCACACGATATTTGATTTAAGTAGTAATATCAAGTGCCGTTGTGGGAACAACGGTTGCATGGAAGGTTACGTTTCTATCACCTCATACTTTGGTAAGTTGCAAAAAGATTGGGGAAAATACCTGAGCGATTTGTACTTAAGAAAGGATAAAAGAATGCAAGAATACATCGAACTATTAGCTAAAGCACTTATGAATATAGTGAATTCTATAAATCCAGAGTACCTTATAGTTGGTGGTGAATTGTCGGGACTGCCTTTGGATTTTTACAAAGATTTGGAATACAAATTGAAGTCGAAAGTGCTTGAACATTCAGCAAGTATATTAAAAGTTCTGCCAGCAACCTTTACACATGATACTTACTTATATGGTGCGCTTTATGCAGTTATTGAAGAATATTTCATACCAAATGTTATAACAATTATAAGTTAA
- a CDS encoding LemA family protein encodes MKKGVLVILGIVVVILIIVFWIIGAYNKMVALEQNVNEKYSQIQNQLQRRLDLIPNLVETVKGYAAQEREIFEAIANARAKLAGAQTPQEQATADAELSNVLSRLLVIVENYPTLKSDANFRQLMDELAGTENRIAVARKDYNEAVKEYNTLIKKFPYFLIAGSRFTEKQYFEAKPGAENAPEVKF; translated from the coding sequence TTGAAAAAAGGTGTTTTGGTAATTTTAGGTATTGTTGTTGTTATCTTAATTATAGTGTTTTGGATAATCGGTGCGTATAACAAAATGGTCGCTTTGGAACAAAATGTTAATGAAAAGTACAGTCAAATTCAAAATCAACTCCAACGTCGGCTTGACTTGATTCCAAACCTTGTCGAAACGGTCAAAGGTTACGCAGCTCAGGAAAGAGAAATCTTTGAAGCCATAGCAAACGCAAGAGCAAAACTTGCCGGTGCGCAAACACCTCAAGAACAAGCAACAGCAGATGCCGAACTTTCGAATGTGCTATCGAGATTACTTGTTATCGTTGAAAATTATCCAACGTTAAAATCAGATGCAAATTTCAGACAGCTCATGGACGAACTTGCTGGGACAGAGAATAGAATAGCAGTTGCAAGAAAAGATTACAACGAAGCGGTTAAAGAATACAACACATTGATCAAAAAATTCCCATATTTCTTAATTGCCGGTAGTAGATTTACAGAAAAACAGTACTTTGAAGCAAAACCAGGTGCAGAAAACGCACCAGAAGTAAAATTCTAA